One Gammaproteobacteria bacterium DNA segment encodes these proteins:
- a CDS encoding trypsin-like peptidase domain-containing protein: MSLRNATSFISKAILAGLLLAFVVLYLYPSLLGQQQQPAVITTQAPAAPAVRGVASYADAVALAAPAVVNINTTKLVAERNPFLNDPFLQRFFDGRSGIPRSRVESSLGSGVIVSPQGYVLTNNHVIEGADDIQVALNDGRNAKARIVGRDPESDIAVLQLDIGTLPAITFGESDALRVGDVVLAIGNPYGVGQTVTQGIVSATGRTHLGLSTFENFIQTDAAINPGNSGGALIDSEGHLVGLNSAIFSRSGGSQGIGFAIPASLVRGVMQQIIEHGHAVRGWLGIEVQAVTPALAESFGLGKVEGVIVAGVQPNGPASKAGIRPGDVVLFVNDAPVNDPAALVNVVAGYAPGTIITLRGLREGSEIRHTPAVGERPTPTSR; encoded by the coding sequence ATGTCCCTGCGTAACGCAACTTCCTTTATTTCCAAGGCGATACTGGCAGGCTTGCTGCTTGCCTTTGTGGTGCTGTATCTCTATCCCTCCCTGCTCGGCCAGCAACAACAACCGGCTGTTATTACCACCCAGGCGCCGGCAGCACCCGCCGTGCGTGGCGTGGCCTCCTATGCCGACGCGGTTGCGCTGGCCGCACCTGCCGTTGTCAACATCAATACCACCAAGCTGGTGGCCGAACGCAACCCGTTTCTCAACGATCCGTTCCTGCAGCGTTTTTTCGATGGTAGATCCGGTATTCCGCGCTCCCGGGTCGAGTCCAGTCTTGGCTCGGGCGTGATCGTGAGCCCCCAGGGTTATGTGCTCACCAACAACCATGTCATCGAAGGCGCTGACGACATCCAGGTGGCGCTGAATGACGGCCGTAATGCCAAGGCACGCATCGTGGGCAGAGACCCGGAGAGCGATATCGCCGTGTTGCAGCTTGATATCGGTACGCTGCCTGCCATTACTTTTGGCGAATCCGATGCCCTGCGCGTGGGCGACGTAGTGCTGGCGATCGGCAACCCCTATGGCGTCGGACAGACGGTCACCCAGGGCATCGTCAGTGCCACCGGGCGTACCCATCTGGGGCTGAGTACCTTCGAGAACTTTATCCAGACCGATGCCGCAATCAATCCCGGTAACTCCGGTGGCGCGCTGATCGATAGCGAAGGCCACCTCGTGGGGTTGAACAGCGCTATTTTTTCCCGCTCAGGGGGGTCACAGGGTATCGGTTTTGCCATACCTGCCAGCCTGGTGCGGGGCGTGATGCAGCAGATCATCGAGCATGGTCACGCAGTGCGTGGCTGGCTCGGCATCGAGGTGCAGGCAGTTACCCCGGCGCTGGCGGAGTCATTCGGCCTCGGCAAGGTAGAGGGGGTGATTGTGGCAGGGGTGCAGCCGAACGGGCCGGCCAGCAAGGCGGGCATTCGGCCGGGCGACGTGGTGCTGTTTGTGAATGACGCACCGGTGAACGACCCGGCGGCACTGGTGAATGTTGTTGCGGGGTATGCGCCGGGCACCATCATCACGCTACGGGGCCTGCGCGAAGGCAGCGAGATACGCCACACACCTGCGGTGGGCGAACGCCCGACACCCACCAGCCGTTAG
- a CDS encoding DUF3341 domain-containing protein, giving the protein MKKTRRILGLFGDFEQTIATIKDIRAGRIAGVSVDDVTVISPIEHLEVAEALGDRPVYVQRFTFVGALFGLIGSFIWISAAQATFLVQPQGGKPVISMVSNFVLNYEMLILGGVLFSLAGFLIGARLPSRKGSLYSEKVSLDQVGIIIELTDASLETAKGLFQQHSVLEIREEVIK; this is encoded by the coding sequence ATGAAAAAGACGCGCCGTATACTCGGCCTGTTCGGGGATTTTGAGCAGACTATCGCCACCATAAAGGACATCCGTGCCGGCAGAATCGCCGGGGTATCGGTGGACGACGTGACCGTGATCTCGCCCATCGAACATCTGGAAGTGGCAGAGGCCTTGGGTGATCGCCCGGTCTATGTGCAGCGCTTTACTTTTGTAGGTGCGCTGTTCGGCCTGATCGGCAGCTTTATCTGGATATCGGCGGCACAGGCAACCTTTCTGGTGCAGCCGCAGGGCGGCAAGCCGGTGATCTCCATGGTGTCGAACTTCGTGCTCAATTACGAAATGCTGATTCTGGGTGGTGTGTTGTTCAGCCTGGCCGGGTTTCTGATAGGTGCGCGCTTGCCCTCACGTAAAGGTTCGCTCTATAGCGAGAAGGTGAGCCTGGATCAGGTTGGCATAATTATCGAACTGACGGATGCGAGCCTGGAGACGGCCAAGGGACTGTTCCAGCAGCATAGCGTGCTGGAGATTCGTGAAGAGGTTATCAAATGA
- a CDS encoding cytochrome c yields MKLRYLVVAVTLLPALSYAWPWSQDMMNQPSIKPQELPAEGKQLPDFAKRSVPVEGIPTQVADREATKSLINPIHASAESIKEGRVLYRIICAACHGLTGEADSPVSDKIGAIPLTDEYVQKQLTEGWLFGTITYGSVIMPAYGVTRGQTGSNDLSVEERWHVVNYIRHGLTQEPAAQHAAQ; encoded by the coding sequence ATGAAGCTGCGTTATCTAGTCGTCGCCGTCACTCTGCTGCCCGCGCTCAGCTATGCCTGGCCGTGGTCGCAGGACATGATGAACCAGCCCAGCATCAAGCCGCAGGAGCTGCCGGCAGAAGGCAAACAGTTGCCGGACTTCGCCAAGCGTTCGGTGCCGGTGGAGGGCATTCCGACCCAGGTCGCAGATCGGGAGGCGACCAAATCCCTGATCAATCCCATTCACGCCAGCGCCGAGTCAATCAAGGAGGGCCGGGTGTTGTACAGGATTATCTGCGCCGCCTGCCATGGCCTGACCGGCGAGGCCGACAGCCCGGTGAGCGACAAGATCGGCGCCATCCCGCTGACCGACGAATACGTGCAAAAACAACTCACCGAGGGTTGGCTGTTCGGCACCATTACCTACGGCAGTGTCATCATGCCGGCCTACGGGGTGACCCGCGGCCAGACAGGCTCCAACGATCTGTCCGTGGAGGAGCGCTGGCACGTTGTCAATTACATACGTCATGGGCTGACGCAGGAACCGGCAGCGCAGCACGCCGCCCAATAA